Below is a genomic region from Kribbella qitaiheensis.
CCGCTACGAGCGCGATCCGGCCGCGACACCGGCCGATCAATGGAAGGCGATCGACGCGGGTGAGGACCCGACGATCTGAGTTCGGCGGGCTACCGCCACAATAGGACGGGACGACAACGAGGAGTGGCGCCAATGGTGGAGAATACGACCGCGGATCAAGCGGCGACTTACGAGAGCGAAGAAGCTCACGCGGGCGGCCTGCACGGCAGCACTCCGGCGGCGTGGACCGCCGTGGTGATCGTGCTCGTCGGCTTCACTCTCGGCGCCATCGCCATGGTGATGGGCCCGAACTGGGTGTTGTTCTGGATCTCCGCCGCGATCGCCGTAGCCGGTGGTCTGGTCGGCAAGGTGATGCAGCTGCTCGGCTTCGGTGCCAAGTCCAGCGACCACCACTGACGGACGGACCACAGACATGACTGTGCTTGACGACATTCTCGCCGGGGTCCGGGAGGACCTCGCGGAGCGCCAGGCGCGGGTCAGCCTGGACGACCTGAAGCAGGAAGCGCAGCGCAAACCCGACGCCAAGGACCCGATGCCGGTGTTCCGCGGCGACGGGATCGCGATCATCGCCGAGGTGAAGCGGTCCAGCCCGTCCAAGGGCGCGCTGGCCGACATCGCCGATCCGGCGGCGCTGGCTTTCGAGTACGCCGAGGGTGGTGCCGCGGCGATCAGCGTGCTGACCGAGCAGCGCCGGTTCGGCGGCAGCCTGGAGGATCTGCGCGCCGTTCGCGGCCGCGTCGACGTGCCGGTCCTGCGCAAGGACTTCATCGTCTCCTCGTACCAGCTCTGGGAGGCGCGCGCGGGCCGGCGCCGACATGGTGCTGCTGATCGCGGCGGCGCTCGAGCAGGAGGCGCTCGTCTCGCTGATCGAGCGGGCCACCTCGATCGGGCTGACCCCGCTGGTGGAAGTGCACGACACCGAGGAGACCCTGCGTTCGGTGGACGCCGGGGCCCAGCTGATCGGCGTCAACAACCGCAATCTGAAGACGCTCGAGATCGACCGCGACACGTTCGCCCGGGTCGCTCCGTCGATCCCGACCAACCTGGTCCGGGTGGCGGAGTCCGGCGTCCGCGGGCCGCATGATGTAATCGAGTTCGCGCGCGCCGGGGCCGATGTCGTCCTCGTCGGTGAAACCCTGGTGACCGGCCGCGATCCGCGCGCCTCGGTCGCCGATCTCGTCGCTGCGGGATCGCACCCCGCCATCCAGCAGCGTCACTAAGACGTCGGATTTCCCCTGCTCCGGCAGGGGAAATTCACTGGAAGGCGAACCCATGACTGCTGTGCTGCCTGACCAGCTCGGGCACTTCGGCCGCTTCGGCGGCAGGTTCCTGCCGGAGGCGCTGATCGCGCCGCTCGACGAGCTCACGAAGGCGTGGCAGGAGGCGATGGCCGACAAGGCCTTCACCGACGAGTTCGAGCGGATGCTCCGCGAGTACGCCGGTACGCCGAGCCTGCTCTACGACGCGACCCGGCTGTCCGAGGTCGCCGGCGCCCGGATCCTGCTCAAGCGCGAGGACCTGAACCACACCGGCGCGCACAAGATCCGCAACGTGCTCGGCCAGGCGCTGCTGACCAAGCGGATGGGCAAGTCCCGCGTCATCGCCGAGACCGGCGCCGGCCAGCACGGCGTCGCGACGGCGACCGCGTGCGCCTACCTGGATCTCGAGTGCGTCGTCTACATGGGCGAGGTCGACACCGAGCGGCAGGCACTCAACGTGGCCCGGATGAAGCTGCTCGGCGCCGAGGTGATCCCGGTCAAGACCGGCAGCCGCACGCTGAAGGACGCGATCAACGAGGCCCTGCGCGACTGGGTCTCCAGCGTCGACGACACCCACTACCTGCTCGGTACGGCGGCCGGTGGGCACCCGTTCCCGGCGATGGTCCGCGACTTCGTTCGTGGCATCGGTGACGAGGCCCGCGCGCAGTCGCTGGAACTCCTCGGCCGCCTGCCCGACGCGGCGATCGCCTGTGTCGGTGGCGGTTCGAACGCGATCGGCCTGTTCGCCGCGTTCATCCCGGACGCCGACGTGAAGCTGTTCGGCATCGAGGCCGGTGGCGACGGTTACGAGACCGGGCCGGCACGCCGCCACGATCACGGCCGGCCAGATCGGCGTACTGCACGGCGCCCGGTCCTACCTGCTGCAGGACGACGACGGCCAGACGATCGAGTCGCACTCGATCTCGGCCGGCCTGGACTACCCGGGCGTCGGCCCCGAGCACTCGTGGCTCGCGGAGACCGGGCGAGCGTCGTACCGGCCGGTCTCGGACGCCGACGCGATGGAGTCGTTCCGGCTGCTGGCCAGGACCGAGGGGATCATCCCGGCGATCGAGTCGGCGCACGCGATCGCCGGCACGCTGGAGATCGCCAAGGAGCTCGGCCCGGAGGCGACCCTGCTGGTCTGCCTGTCCGGCCGCGGCGACAAGGACATGGACACCG
It encodes:
- a CDS encoding HGxxPAAW family protein; amino-acid sequence: MVENTTADQAATYESEEAHAGGLHGSTPAAWTAVVIVLVGFTLGAIAMVMGPNWVLFWISAAIAVAGGLVGKVMQLLGFGAKSSDHH